The window TGCCATTCTTCCAATTCACGGCTATATTGTTCAATAAATAATAAAATATCTTTTTCCGGTTGAGGTGGGAACTTCTTTTTTGTTTTTTTCGGTACAGCTTTTGGTTTGTTTCTGTCATCGAGTAACCACAAATCACCATAGGACGATTGTTTTTTCATTTCTGTTTCTTCCTCTTGGTCCTCTAGGCTCCATGCTAGTTTCGGTCTCACAAGGGATGGATCGATATGTTCTTGAATGGCTAACACTGCATCTAAAAAGGATTCTACTTCACGTTTTCCATGTTCCTGTTCATAATATTTCACACGCTCGGCGGTAGCTGCCATGCTTTCCACCATTTCTCGCTTCGTGTTTTGGAAACGACAGTTATTTTTAAAGAAGTCACAGTGTGCGAGAACATGTGCAACTATAAGTTTATTTTGAATGATGGTATTCGTATCAAGTAAAAATGCGTAACAAGGGTTGGAGTTAATAACGAGTTCGTATATTTTACTTAAACCTAAATCATAGTGAAGTTTCATTTTATTAAATTGTTTTCCAAAGCTCCAGTGGGAAAAGCGTGTTGGCATGCCATAAGCTCCAAACGTGTATATAATATCTGCTGGACAAATTTCGTAACGCATCGGATAAAAGTCTAGCCCAAATCCTTTGGCGATCTCTGTTATCTCATCAATAGCATAAAAGAGCGCTTTTTCGTCCTCTTTTCTCAAAGTAACCCTCCCCTTTCCTCTTATCTCAATGTATGAACAAGTGTGGAAGATGATGATTTTCTTCTTTGTTAAACTTTATAATAATGTAGGCTTGTTTGGTGATATACTTTTAATAAGGAATTGAGGTGCACATTGTGGAATACTTAATTTTTATTGTTATTGGTTTTTGTATCAGTATTTTATCTGGCTTTTTTGGAATTGGTGGAGGGTTTATTTTAACTCCTTTTTTAATGTTATTTGGATACAGCCCTTTAGAGGCAATTGCAACTAGTCTTATGTTTTCAATCGGAACTTCACTTGCTGGAGTTTACGCTCATTATAAAATGAAGAATATCCGTTGGAAGGAAGTTGCAATACTTGCTTCAAGTGGGGTTATAGCGACACAAGTTGCTTATCCTTTCGTAAAATGGCTAGAACATGTTGCATTAGATACGGTAGTTATTCCTGCTCTATATTTACTGCTATTAAGTTATTTTGCTTTTAAGATGTTAAGCAAAGAGAAGTCGTATGTTAGTATGGATGCACAGAATCAGGAGAAACAAGGTACACCAATCTTTTTACTAATTTGCATTGGTTTCTTTGCCGGATTTTTATCAACAGCCTTAGGAGTTGGCGGTGGATTTATTCTAGTACCATTACTTATTGCCTTCTTACGTTTTGAGTCGAAACACGCTGTTGCAACGAGTCTAGCTAGCATCATCTTTATCGTTTCAGCTGGATTTACGACCTTTGCGGTACAAAATCCAATGAACTTTAGTATTGGGATTTTACTTATAGCCGGTGCAGTTATCGGAGCACCACTCGGAGCAAAAGCCACTAGTTTCGTTAAGAGCCGTATGATTCAAGTATTACTTGGATTGCTCTATATTACG is drawn from Bacillus alkalisoli and contains these coding sequences:
- a CDS encoding sulfite exporter TauE/SafE family protein is translated as MEYLIFIVIGFCISILSGFFGIGGGFILTPFLMLFGYSPLEAIATSLMFSIGTSLAGVYAHYKMKNIRWKEVAILASSGVIATQVAYPFVKWLEHVALDTVVIPALYLLLLSYFAFKMLSKEKSYVSMDAQNQEKQGTPIFLLICIGFFAGFLSTALGVGGGFILVPLLIAFLRFESKHAVATSLASIIFIVSAGFTTFAVQNPMNFSIGILLIAGAVIGAPLGAKATSFVKSRMIQVLLGLLYITTMTSLVFKMVNWDEAGFIVLIVYTLAVNSFVFIKFFQRKAVVSH
- a CDS encoding SpoVR family protein — its product is MRKEDEKALFYAIDEITEIAKGFGLDFYPMRYEICPADIIYTFGAYGMPTRFSHWSFGKQFNKMKLHYDLGLSKIYELVINSNPCYAFLLDTNTIIQNKLIVAHVLAHCDFFKNNCRFQNTKREMVESMAATAERVKYYEQEHGKREVESFLDAVLAIQEHIDPSLVRPKLAWSLEDQEEETEMKKQSSYGDLWLLDDRNKPKAVPKKTKKKFPPQPEKDILLFIEQYSRELEEWQRDILTMMREEMLYFWPQLETKIMNEGWASFWHQRILREMDLTSDEAIEFAKLNAGVVQPSKTSINPYYLGLKIFEDIEERFNNPTEQMKKDGVVPGSGREKMFEVREIESDISFIRNYLTKDLVMREDMYLFQKQGKDYKIVDKQWTQVRDQLINMRVNGGFPYITVNDGDYMKAGELYLKHWYEGVELDLKYLEKVLPYIYQLWGRPVHMESVIETKNVLFTYDGKTVQRKYI